The genomic window ACGAGGCGATGAAGAAGGCGGCCGTCTGCTGGGTGAGCGTCGGGGACGGGCCGGCGTACGCGCTGTGGTGCCTGCCGCTCGAGGGCGCGCTGCTCGTCGTCACCGGGCCCGGCGAGCAGTCCGCGCCCGGCCTGGCCGACGCCACCGAGGCCCGGGTCAGCCTCCGCGGCGACCACGGCGGACGGATCGTCACCTGGCCGGCCCGGGTGACCCGGCTGCGGCCCGGCACCGAGGAGTGGACCACGGCCGCGCCGCTGGTCGCGGCGAAGCGGCTGAACGCGTCCGGCCCCTCGGCCGCCCTGGTCGACCGCTGGGCGGCCGAGGGCTGCGCGCTGAACCGGCTGGCGCCGGCGGGTACGCCCGTCGCGGGCGCCGACCTGCCGGCGGAGTCGCTGGCGGAGGAGCCCCGGCCGGCTCCGGTGGTGCGGGCCACCCGCAAGCCGTTCCGGCTGCACAAGGTCCGCCGCCGCTGACCCCGGCGCCCTACGCACCGCCCCCGACCCGTCGCCGGCGGCGGGGCCAGGGGACGGCGCAGGCGATCGGCTCCACGGCCGGGTCGACCAGTTCGAGGACCTCGGTCAGCGAGGTCAGCGCCCGTCCCGCCCAGCCCCGCTCGGCGTTGAAGACCATGTGTTCGGCCAGGTCCGGCGCGGCCAGCCGGGCCGCCGTCATCCCGGCCCGCTCGGCGCCGGTGAGTTCCTGACTGCCGCCGTCGCCCACGTAGAGGCAGTCGGCCGGGGCCAGTTCGAGCCGCCGGCACGCGGCCAGGTAGAGCGCCGCGTCCGGCTTACAGCGCCCCACCTGCACCGAGAAGACCCGGACGTCCAGCAGCGGGGCGATCGCCAGCTGGGGCAGGAACGCCGGCAGCTCGTGCGTGCAGTCGCTGATCAGGCCGGTGCGTACGCCCCGCTGGCGCAGCCCGGCGAGCACCGGCACCGCCTCGTCCCGCAGCCGGGTGTCGGCGCGTACGGCCCGGTGACGGGACGCGACGGCGGCCCGGACGGCCCCGTCCGACGGATGCACGCCGGCCTGGTCGCAGACCCAGCGCAGGGTCGCCTCGGCGTTGCCGAGCAGCCCGCTGGCCCGCTGGTAGTAGGTGCGGTCGAGTACCTCCACCAGGGTGTCGCTCGGGCAGCCGAGCAGCTCGGCGGTGGAGCGGTGGGCCGCGCCGCGCTGGACGGACCGGGTGAGCGTGCCGAAGAAATCGAACAGCACCGCCTGGAACCTGGGCATGGGGAGCGCCTCCGGGCGTCGAGGGGGTCGCCGGCGCGGACGTGCGTGATCGTAACGGAATGCTGACGGTCCGTGCTGTCCGGCGTCGTGTGAGGATTGCTCTCCGTGTCCTCCGATCCGCACCGCCCGCCCCTGGACCCGCTGACCGTCGGCGTGGTCGTGGTTGCCGTCGCGGCCGTCTCGTCCTCCGCCCCGCTGGTCGCCTTCGCGGCCGCCCCGGCCCTCGCCATCGCGTTCTGGCGCAACCTGCTCTCGGTGGCCGTGCTCGGCCCGTTCTCGCTGGTCAAGCGGCGGGCGGAGTTCCGCGCGCTGACCGTCGGCGCCGGCCGGCGGGAGGGCCTGTACTGCGTGCTGTCCGGGGTGGCGCTGGCCGCGCACTTCGCCACCTGGATGCCGAGCGCGCAGCTCACCTCGGTCGCCGCGGCCACCGCGCTGGGCGCGACGCAGCCGGTGTGGCAGGGGCTGATCGCCCGCTGGCAGGGTCGGCGCCTGCCGGTGGCGGTCTGGGCGGGCATCGCGGTGGCGGTGGTCGGCGCGGCGCTGGCCACCGGCGCCGACTTCGGCGCCTCCGGCCGGGCCTTCGCCGGTGACCTGCTCGCCGTGACGGGCGGGATGTTCGCCGCCGTCTACACCGCCTTCGGCGAGCGGGCCCGGGCCACCATCAGCACCACCACGTACACCACCATCTGCTACGGCGTCTGCGCGGCGATCCTGCTGGTGGTCTGCCTGCTCGGCGGCGTACGCCTGCACGGCTACGACGGCGCCACCTGGCTGGCCGTTCTCGGCCTGGTGGCGGGCGCCCAGCTGCTCGGCCACTCGATGTTCAACTACGCCCTGCACCGGATCTCCGCCACCACGGTCAGCGTGCTGATCCTGCTGGAGGCCCCGGGGGCGGCCCTGATCGCCTGGGTGTGGCTCGGCCAGCTGCCCCGGCCGCTGGCCTTGCCGGGGCTGGCCCTGCTGCTGGCCGGCGTCGCCGTCGTCGTGCTCGGCGGCTCCCGCGCCGGCCGCCGCACCGAGCCGGTCCCCGTCCCCGCCGACGCCGCCCCGCTCGCCGACTGACGCGACCGGCGCCCGCGACCACCGTGGGACGTGGCGGCCACACTTTCCCGGAGAGTGTGCCCATTCGGCCACCCGAGCCACCGCTTTCGGTGAGAGTGCGGAGGGTGGGGGCGCGAGAGGTGCGGCGGGGCGACGACGAGGCCGATCGGGGCACGCTCGTCACGCCCTCGGCCGAGTTCCCGCCGCTGGGCCCCGAGGAACGGGCGGCGCTGAGCCGGATCGGGGAGCGCTGGCGTGCCCCGCGCGGCCCCGACGAGCTGCCCGTCGACCCGACCCTGGGCCGCAACCGGCCGGGCCCGACGCCGAGCCGGTTCGGGCGGCTGACGCCGATCGACATGTTCACCGTCGAGGAGCCGGACGAGCTGGTCGCCGCCGAGCCGGCCAACCTGCCCGGCTCCCGGGCCGGGCGGATGCTCACCCGGCTGCGCCGGGTGCTGGTCGGCCCGCCGCTGTCCAGCTCCGCCGTGCTCTACGAGCGGATGCGGAAGGTCGTCGCCCTGCCGATCCTCTCCTCCGACCTGCTCAGCTCGATCGCGTACGGGCCGGAGGCGATGCTGGCTGTGCTGGTGCTGGCCGGCAGCGCCGCGCTCGGGCTCTCCCTGCCGCTGGCCGCGCTGCTGGTGGTGCTGATGATCGCGGTGGGGCTGTCGTACCGGCAGACCATCCCGGCCTACCCGCACGGGGCGGGGTCGTACATCGTGGCCAGTGACAACCTGGGCACGACAACCGGACTCGCGGCGGCGGCCGGGCTGATGCTCGACTACGTGCTCACCGTGTCGGTGTCGATCGCGGCCGGGGTGCACGCGGTAACCTCGGCGCTGCCCGGGCTCGCACCGGCCACCGTGCCGCTCGGGGTGCTGGCGATCGCCGTGCTGCTCGCCGGGAACCTGCGCGGAGTGCGGACCGCCGGCAACATCTTCGTGCTGCCCACGTACGCCTTCGTGGTCGCGGTCCTCGCGTTGCTGGTGATCGGCTATCTGCGCGCGGCGGGCCGGGGCTTCACGGCGGTGCCGCCGCCGACGGTGCCGGCGGTCGAGGGGCTGGGCCTGCTGGTGGTGCTGCGGGCGTTCGCCTCCGGCGCGGTGTCGATGACCGGCATCGAGGCGGTGTCGAACGCGATACCGGCGTTCCGGCGCACCGAGTGGCGCAACGCCCGCACCACGCTCAGCTGGATGGTCGCCATGCTGGTAGTGCTCTTCGTCGGGCTGGTCGGCCTGATCCACCTGAACGGCCTGGCGCCCCGGCCGGGCGAGACGATCCTGTCCCAGCTCGGACGGGTCACCTTCCCCGTCGGCCCCTGGTACGCCCTGCTCCAGGCCGCCACCGCGCTGATCCTGCTGCTGTCGGCCAACACCGCCTTCAACGACTTCCCCCGGCTGCTCTTCTTCATGGCCCGGAACGGACACGCACCCCGCCGGTTCCTGCATTTGGGGGACCGGCTGTCGTTCAACAACGGCCTGGTCGCGCTCGCGCTCGCGGCGGCGGTCATCTTCGCCGCCTTCGGTGGCAACACCGAGGCGCTGATCCCGCTCTTCGCGGTGGGTGTGTTCCTGGCGTTCACCCTGTCCCAGGCCGGCATGGTGGTGCACTGGCGACGCCATCGCGACCGGGGCTGGCGGCGTCGGCTGGCCATCAACGCGGTCGGCGCCGCCCTGTCCGGGGTGGTCCTGCTGACCGCCGGGATCGGGAAGTTCGCCGAGGGCGCCTGGGTGGTGGTCATCGCGGTACCCCTGCTG from Micromonospora kangleipakensis includes these protein-coding regions:
- a CDS encoding DMT family transporter, which produces MSSDPHRPPLDPLTVGVVVVAVAAVSSSAPLVAFAAAPALAIAFWRNLLSVAVLGPFSLVKRRAEFRALTVGAGRREGLYCVLSGVALAAHFATWMPSAQLTSVAAATALGATQPVWQGLIARWQGRRLPVAVWAGIAVAVVGAALATGADFGASGRAFAGDLLAVTGGMFAAVYTAFGERARATISTTTYTTICYGVCAAILLVVCLLGGVRLHGYDGATWLAVLGLVAGAQLLGHSMFNYALHRISATTVSVLILLEAPGAALIAWVWLGQLPRPLALPGLALLLAGVAVVVLGGSRAGRRTEPVPVPADAAPLAD
- a CDS encoding APC family permease, translated to MGAREVRRGDDEADRGTLVTPSAEFPPLGPEERAALSRIGERWRAPRGPDELPVDPTLGRNRPGPTPSRFGRLTPIDMFTVEEPDELVAAEPANLPGSRAGRMLTRLRRVLVGPPLSSSAVLYERMRKVVALPILSSDLLSSIAYGPEAMLAVLVLAGSAALGLSLPLAALLVVLMIAVGLSYRQTIPAYPHGAGSYIVASDNLGTTTGLAAAAGLMLDYVLTVSVSIAAGVHAVTSALPGLAPATVPLGVLAIAVLLAGNLRGVRTAGNIFVLPTYAFVVAVLALLVIGYLRAAGRGFTAVPPPTVPAVEGLGLLVVLRAFASGAVSMTGIEAVSNAIPAFRRTEWRNARTTLSWMVAMLVVLFVGLVGLIHLNGLAPRPGETILSQLGRVTFPVGPWYALLQAATALILLLSANTAFNDFPRLLFFMARNGHAPRRFLHLGDRLSFNNGLVALALAAAVIFAAFGGNTEALIPLFAVGVFLAFTLSQAGMVVHWRRHRDRGWRRRLAINAVGAALSGVVLLTAGIGKFAEGAWVVVIAVPLLVLLARRIQRHYATLHHALALHPPPSAGPAPPPSASGSAPGGAPPGPAGSAEGEELPQEVRHLVVVPVARLNRASLRALAYAASLGQPTLAVHIAPEEAESDRFREQWRAWGDHLRLETIVSPYRAVIGPLAHYLEALHATRPELTLTVIVPEVVLRRRWHRPLHSRAEKRLRGALRALPGVVVTSVPVHPPE
- a CDS encoding HAD family hydrolase, which codes for MPRFQAVLFDFFGTLTRSVQRGAAHRSTAELLGCPSDTLVEVLDRTYYQRASGLLGNAEATLRWVCDQAGVHPSDGAVRAAVASRHRAVRADTRLRDEAVPVLAGLRQRGVRTGLISDCTHELPAFLPQLAIAPLLDVRVFSVQVGRCKPDAALYLAACRRLELAPADCLYVGDGGSQELTGAERAGMTAARLAAPDLAEHMVFNAERGWAGRALTSLTEVLELVDPAVEPIACAVPWPRRRRRVGGGA